TCAGCTGTTGCCGGGGCAAACGCTGCGCCTGCGTTCGGGCACCGACGGAACGCTGCAGGAGCTGGTTTACGAGACCGGTCCCGGTGAGGCGTTTCATCTCGTGCGCCACGATGGCCATTTCGAGCTTACCAAGGAGCTGCGCACTTTTGAAACCCGCGTGGCCCATGTCACCGGCACCATCGAGTCGTCGCTGTTCGAGGACGGCCAGGACGCCGGGCTGTCGGATAACATGATCATGAAGCTGGTGGAGATCTTCGGCTGGGACATCGACTTTGCCCTCGACCTGCGCCGCGGCGACAGTTTTTCCGTCATTCACGAGGAAAAATTCTGGCGCGGGCAAAAGGTCATGGACGGGGACATCCTGGCCGCCGAGTTCGTCAACCAGGGGCGGACGTTCCGCGCCATCGCCTTTCGCGACGCCAACGGCTACACCTCTTATTACGCACCCGATGGCGCGAGTGTGCGCCGGGCGTTCCTGCGCACCCCGGTGGAGTTCAGCCGCATCTCTTCGCGTTTCACCAACAGCCGTTATCACCCGATCCTGAAAACCCGACGCGCGCACAAAGGCGTGGACTACGCCGCGCCCACCGGCACGCCGGTGCGCAGCACCGCCAGCGGGCGAGTGCTGTCGATCGGCTGGGGTGGTGGTTACGGCAAGCGCATCGTCATCCGTCATAACGCCACGTACAGCACCGTCTATGCACATCTCTCGCGCTTCCGCGACGGCCTGCGCGTCGGCAGTTTCGTGGACCAGGGCCAGACCATCGGCTATGTCGGCGCCACGGGCCTCGCGAGCGGCCCGCACCTGCATTACGAGTTTCAGGTCAACGGGGTACACCGTAATCCCCTGACCTTCAAGTTCGCGGGCGGAGGAAAGATCGCCCCGCAAAACCGCGACGAGTTCGCGCGACTCGCCGGCGACTGGTCCGCACGTCTGGATGTCATCGGTCACGGCACACGCGTCGCCGCCAGTCGCCAGGCCGGCAATCCCTTGTAACTTTTTGCAGCCTGCCCGAAACTGAAGCCATGCATTACATCGGGCTGATGTCGGGAACCAGCGTGGATGGCATCGACGCCGCGCTGATCTCCGTCTCCGTGGGCGGACGTCCGGTTCTGGTGGCCACCCACGCCCATCCCATCGACGCCGCCGTGCGGGGCGAGATTCAGGCCCTGATGCGCGACGGCCCCAACGAAA
The DNA window shown above is from Sulfuricaulis limicola and carries:
- a CDS encoding peptidoglycan DD-metalloendopeptidase family protein, with the translated sequence MKKIISALRVHGKAHAHRLPGRSVWLLALAVFLTSVTIAAIIPRDNDTPPANALIPSTPPQTVQLGETPISPATASIEGTPADTQTVRETPDREHWTEVTIRKGDTVSDVLNRNGHDSGMIYRLIQSNPEARTFRQLLPGQTLRLRSGTDGTLQELVYETGPGEAFHLVRHDGHFELTKELRTFETRVAHVTGTIESSLFEDGQDAGLSDNMIMKLVEIFGWDIDFALDLRRGDSFSVIHEEKFWRGQKVMDGDILAAEFVNQGRTFRAIAFRDANGYTSYYAPDGASVRRAFLRTPVEFSRISSRFTNSRYHPILKTRRAHKGVDYAAPTGTPVRSTASGRVLSIGWGGGYGKRIVIRHNATYSTVYAHLSRFRDGLRVGSFVDQGQTIGYVGATGLASGPHLHYEFQVNGVHRNPLTFKFAGGGKIAPQNRDEFARLAGDWSARLDVIGHGTRVAASRQAGNPL